The following are from one region of the Pseudomonas lalucatii genome:
- a CDS encoding NAD(+) kinase, whose product MEQFRNIGIIGRLGSTQVLDTIRRLKRFLLDRHLHVILEDTIAEVLPGHGLQTSSRKILGEVCDLVIVVGGDGSLLGAARSLARHKVPVLGVNRGSLGFLTDIRPDELEVKVAEVLEGNYLTENRFLLEAEVRRHAEAIGQGDALNDVVLHPGKSTRMIEFELYIDGQFVCSQKADGLIVSTPTGSTAYALSAGGPIMHPKLDAIVIVPMYPHTLSSRPIVVDGNSELKIVVSKDMQIYPQVSCDGQHHFTCAPGDTITVSKKPQKLCLIHPLDHNYYEVCRTKLGWGSRLGGGGN is encoded by the coding sequence ATGGAGCAATTTCGCAATATCGGCATCATCGGCCGCCTCGGCAGCACCCAGGTGCTCGATACCATTCGCCGGCTCAAGCGCTTTTTGCTCGATCGCCACCTGCATGTGATCCTCGAGGACACCATCGCCGAAGTGCTGCCGGGCCATGGTCTGCAGACCTCCTCGCGGAAGATTCTCGGCGAGGTGTGCGACCTGGTGATAGTGGTCGGCGGCGATGGCAGCCTGCTCGGCGCGGCCCGCTCGCTGGCCCGGCACAAGGTGCCGGTGCTGGGGGTCAACCGCGGCAGCCTGGGCTTTCTCACCGATATCCGCCCGGACGAGCTGGAGGTCAAGGTCGCCGAGGTGCTGGAAGGCAACTACCTGACCGAGAACCGCTTCCTGCTGGAGGCCGAGGTGCGCCGCCATGCCGAGGCGATCGGCCAGGGCGATGCGCTCAACGACGTGGTGCTGCACCCGGGCAAGTCGACGCGGATGATCGAGTTCGAGCTGTATATCGACGGCCAGTTCGTCTGCAGCCAGAAGGCCGACGGCCTGATCGTCTCGACGCCGACCGGCTCGACCGCCTACGCGTTGTCCGCCGGCGGGCCGATCATGCATCCGAAGCTGGACGCCATCGTCATCGTGCCGATGTACCCGCATACCCTGTCCAGCCGCCCGATAGTGGTCGATGGCAACAGCGAGCTGAAGATAGTCGTGTCCAAGGACATGCAGATCTACCCGCAGGTCTCCTGCGACGGTCAGCACCACTTCACCTGCGCCCCGGGCGACACCATCACGGTGAGCAAGAAGCCGCAGAAGCTCTGTCTCATCCATCCGCTGGATCACAACTACTACGAGGTCTGCCGCACCAAGCTGGGCTGGGGCAGCCGCCTCGGTGGCGGGGGCAACTGA
- a CDS encoding DUF1853 family protein, protein MTPFASLADLPQRLHQPAVRDLAWVLLSPPLLSRTPWPQRHPLSASHWRHTPGALADWLLRLDRDSLALTAWLEQGSVRRLGLYYERLWQFALQAAPGIELLAANLPIRQNGHTLGELDLLLRDDEGEHHLELAVKLYLGPANDDGEQPAQWLGPGSHDRLDLKLDHLSQHQLPMSGRGEARAALAELDLESARAALWLGGYLFYPWPRRCCAPQGANPQHLKGRWLHRRDWPRFIEQNPAGPWQPLPRPAWLAPARVEPDALWSERRLQAWFAELTPQANAQLLVRLQRHPEGDWQEAERIFLVADEWPTPTQAPAPAGQ, encoded by the coding sequence ATGACGCCCTTCGCCTCGCTTGCCGACCTGCCCCAGCGCCTGCATCAGCCCGCGGTGCGGGACCTGGCCTGGGTGCTGCTGTCGCCGCCGCTGCTCAGCCGCACGCCCTGGCCGCAGCGCCACCCGCTCAGCGCCAGCCACTGGCGGCACACCCCCGGCGCCCTGGCCGACTGGCTGCTGCGCCTGGATCGCGACAGCCTGGCGCTGACCGCCTGGCTCGAGCAGGGCTCGGTGCGCCGCCTGGGCCTGTACTACGAACGCCTGTGGCAGTTCGCCCTGCAGGCGGCGCCGGGCATCGAGCTGCTGGCGGCCAACCTGCCGATCCGCCAGAACGGCCATACCCTCGGCGAGCTGGACCTGCTGCTGCGCGACGACGAGGGCGAGCACCACCTGGAGCTGGCGGTCAAGCTCTACCTCGGCCCGGCGAACGACGACGGCGAGCAGCCGGCCCAGTGGCTGGGCCCCGGCAGCCATGACCGCCTGGACCTCAAGCTCGATCACCTCAGCCAGCACCAACTGCCGATGTCCGGTCGCGGCGAGGCCCGCGCGGCCCTGGCCGAACTGGACCTGGAGAGTGCCCGGGCCGCGCTGTGGCTCGGCGGCTATCTGTTCTATCCCTGGCCGCGCCGCTGCTGCGCCCCGCAGGGCGCCAACCCCCAGCACCTGAAGGGCCGTTGGCTGCATCGCCGGGACTGGCCGCGCTTCATCGAGCAGAACCCCGCAGGCCCCTGGCAACCCTTGCCGCGCCCCGCCTGGCTGGCTCCGGCCCGGGTCGAGCCGGACGCGCTCTGGTCGGAGCGGCGCTTGCAGGCATGGTTCGCCGAGCTGACGCCACAGGCCAATGCCCAGCTGCTGGTGCGCCTGCAGCGCCATCCCGAAGGCGACTGGCAGGAAGCCGAACGGATCTTCCTGGTGGCCGACGAATGGCCGACACCGACGCAGGCGCCCGCACCAGCCGGACAGTAG
- a CDS encoding cyclic nucleotide-binding domain-containing protein, with protein MSEALTLERLRSLTPLNVLSEQQWRELRRQLVPQPVLAGQSLFRRGDRARLTYYLLSGELLLEDAAGTRQRLVAGAEASCHPLSPGLPRLQDALALTDASVLVLDSDALNRLVTWRLAHQDLLLELGQLQDEPEWLERLLDSPLFAKVPPANVRTMLARLQSVELPAGTEVLREGEAGDCCYFLKRGRVEVIRGAGTERQVLAELELGACFGEEALLADCPRNATVTVVEDAQVLRLARQDFVALLKAPVVNEIGLGEAARLLAAGAQWLDVRLQGEYERAHAAQALHMPLQLLRLKARLLDKARTYLCYCDSGKRSASAVFLLSQLGFSCYALREGLDALPAVQRDGLVCESGAGYLARSGGRIERSH; from the coding sequence ATGAGTGAAGCCCTGACCCTGGAACGCCTGCGCAGCCTGACGCCGCTCAATGTGCTGTCGGAACAGCAGTGGCGCGAGTTGCGCAGGCAGCTGGTGCCGCAGCCGGTATTGGCCGGTCAGTCGCTGTTTCGCCGTGGGGATAGGGCGCGACTGACCTACTACCTGCTGTCCGGCGAGCTGTTGTTGGAGGACGCCGCGGGGACTCGGCAGCGCCTGGTGGCCGGGGCCGAGGCCAGCTGCCATCCGCTGTCCCCCGGCTTGCCGCGTTTGCAGGACGCCCTGGCCCTGACCGATGCCAGCGTGCTGGTGCTGGACAGCGATGCGTTGAACCGCCTGGTGACGTGGCGCCTGGCCCATCAGGACCTGCTGCTCGAGCTCGGGCAGCTCCAGGATGAGCCGGAGTGGCTCGAGCGGCTGCTGGACAGCCCGCTGTTCGCCAAGGTGCCGCCGGCCAACGTGCGGACCATGCTCGCCCGTCTGCAGAGCGTCGAATTGCCCGCCGGTACCGAGGTGTTGCGTGAGGGCGAGGCGGGCGACTGCTGCTATTTCCTCAAGCGCGGCCGGGTCGAGGTGATTCGCGGTGCCGGTACCGAGCGCCAGGTGTTGGCCGAGCTGGAGCTCGGCGCCTGCTTCGGCGAGGAGGCCCTGCTCGCCGACTGTCCGCGCAACGCCACGGTGACCGTGGTGGAGGACGCGCAGGTGCTGCGTCTGGCCCGCCAGGACTTCGTCGCCCTGCTCAAGGCACCGGTGGTCAACGAGATCGGCCTCGGCGAAGCCGCGCGCCTGCTGGCGGCCGGGGCGCAGTGGCTGGATGTGCGCCTGCAGGGCGAATATGAGCGGGCTCACGCCGCCCAGGCGCTGCACATGCCGTTGCAGCTGCTGCGCCTGAAGGCCCGGTTGCTGGACAAGGCGCGCACCTACCTGTGCTATTGCGACAGCGGCAAGCGCAGCGCCAGCGCGGTGTTCCTGCTGTCGCAGCTGGGCTTCAGCTGCTATGCCCTGCGCGAGGGGCTCGACGCCCTGCCCGCGGTGCAACGCGATGGCCTGGTGTGCGAGAGCGGCGCCGGCTACCTGGCGCGTTCCGGCGGGCGCATCGAGCGCAGCCACTGA
- a CDS encoding 1-aminocyclopropane-1-carboxylate deaminase/D-cysteine desulfhydrase has translation MPLTLPDWTPKAPLEPLHLGWLAAAGIELAVLRLDLIDPLISGNKWFKLAPHLRDAAAAGGEGLISLGGAHSNHLHALAAAGRRFAFATVGLLRGAEQDTPTVRDLRAFGMHLHWLGYGGYRARHRTDFWDPWRVRYPSLHPLPEGGGGLSGALGCVGLVEQARAQLARLGWEDYHGWWLAAGTGTTLAGLVLGEAGAHPVYGAMAVPADHGVAQQVASLLREAGAADAGYRLLEASRGGFARVDEQLAGFIRRSEAESGMPLEPLYTGKALMALRQYVESGYLARGSRLLFVHSGGLQGRRAGLLERVGAQDAPRAELPGVIIES, from the coding sequence TTGCCTCTGACGCTCCCGGACTGGACGCCCAAGGCGCCGCTCGAACCCCTGCACCTCGGCTGGCTGGCGGCGGCCGGCATCGAGCTGGCGGTGTTGCGTCTGGACCTGATCGATCCGCTGATCAGCGGCAACAAGTGGTTCAAGCTCGCTCCGCACCTGCGGGATGCCGCCGCCGCCGGGGGCGAAGGCCTGATCAGCCTCGGCGGGGCACACTCCAATCATCTGCATGCGCTGGCGGCCGCCGGCCGGCGCTTCGCCTTTGCGACCGTCGGCCTGCTGCGCGGTGCGGAGCAGGACACGCCGACGGTACGCGATCTGCGCGCGTTCGGCATGCACCTGCACTGGCTGGGTTACGGCGGGTATCGGGCCCGCCACCGGACGGACTTCTGGGACCCGTGGCGCGTGCGCTATCCCTCGCTGCATCCACTGCCCGAAGGGGGCGGTGGTCTGTCCGGTGCGCTGGGTTGCGTCGGCCTGGTGGAGCAGGCTCGCGCGCAACTGGCCAGGCTCGGCTGGGAGGATTACCACGGCTGGTGGCTGGCCGCCGGCACGGGTACCACCCTGGCGGGGCTGGTGCTCGGCGAGGCTGGCGCGCACCCGGTCTACGGTGCCATGGCGGTGCCGGCCGACCACGGTGTGGCGCAGCAGGTGGCGAGTCTGCTGCGCGAGGCGGGTGCGGCGGATGCCGGCTACCGGTTGCTGGAGGCCAGTCGCGGCGGCTTCGCCAGGGTCGACGAGCAGCTGGCGGGCTTCATTCGCCGCAGCGAAGCGGAGAGCGGCATGCCGCTGGAACCGCTCTATACCGGCAAGGCGCTAATGGCATTGCGACAGTATGTCGAGTCCGGTTACCTTGCCCGTGGCAGCCGCCTGCTGTTCGTGCACTCCGGCGGCTTGCAGGGGCGCAGGGCGGGGCTGCTGGAGCGGGTGGGGGCGCAGGATGCGCCTCGGGCGGAACTCCCGGGCGTCATCATCGAATCCTGA
- a CDS encoding chromosome partitioning protein ParA produces MSMQKKPQMAEAVMFFRERGGICKQMLFPEFEALLDGVVNMPEFADQQVRVAFVVINPRLLIKSAVFFYLDFDEKGAPDRGWNIPLQHLAEKAGRGPDLGAGPIRLACRSQCPVSWHQMHLWDPSLAPGQNDLALLRDAAKRNSLGLLVEEEVQPAVAPERLQMASEDRWYAADGEAAAKLSEKLDHEHRLKTAQLIKQQRLRIASLSQQREEELAKLKLANEEQNSNLQAQILRLQQALREQQTLNGELKAELAAQAASFQSSREDMAEQLRTLEQHGRTAGEILRSQLESEIEARIASAVVEYKEQVATRDVELAYRREQDVQVQQELELLRRERDELAGEGGEQVLERLAKLGVVFVVYHPGAGHLTIPLQDIARYQDNPMAYAAAKCFVSETQYRQWLAHFQQPSCEAKLPSGERCAIPIDRVDSPSRFAGGDSNCCARHKASSRLRTVG; encoded by the coding sequence ATGAGCATGCAGAAAAAACCGCAGATGGCCGAGGCCGTGATGTTCTTCCGCGAGCGGGGCGGCATCTGCAAGCAAATGCTCTTTCCCGAGTTCGAGGCCCTGCTCGACGGCGTGGTCAACATGCCGGAGTTCGCCGACCAGCAGGTCCGGGTCGCCTTCGTGGTGATCAATCCGCGCCTGCTGATCAAGTCCGCGGTGTTCTTCTACCTGGATTTCGACGAGAAGGGCGCGCCGGACCGGGGCTGGAATATTCCCCTGCAGCACCTGGCCGAGAAGGCCGGGCGTGGCCCCGACCTGGGCGCCGGGCCGATTCGCCTGGCCTGTCGCAGCCAGTGCCCGGTTTCCTGGCATCAGATGCACCTGTGGGACCCGAGCCTGGCGCCAGGGCAGAACGATCTGGCCTTGCTGCGCGATGCCGCCAAGCGCAACAGCCTGGGGTTGCTGGTCGAGGAAGAGGTCCAGCCGGCCGTGGCGCCGGAGCGTTTGCAGATGGCCTCCGAGGACCGCTGGTATGCCGCCGACGGCGAGGCCGCGGCCAAGCTGTCGGAGAAGCTGGACCATGAACACCGCCTGAAGACCGCGCAGCTGATCAAGCAGCAGCGCCTGCGCATCGCCAGCCTGAGCCAGCAGCGCGAGGAAGAGCTGGCCAAGCTCAAGCTGGCCAACGAAGAACAGAACAGCAACCTGCAGGCGCAGATCCTTCGCCTGCAGCAGGCCCTGCGCGAACAGCAAACCCTGAACGGCGAACTCAAGGCCGAGCTGGCCGCCCAGGCAGCCAGCTTCCAGTCCTCCCGCGAGGACATGGCCGAGCAGTTGCGCACCCTGGAACAGCATGGACGCACCGCGGGCGAGATCCTGCGTAGCCAGCTGGAGAGCGAAATCGAGGCGAGAATCGCCTCGGCGGTGGTCGAGTACAAGGAACAGGTCGCCACGCGCGACGTGGAACTGGCCTACCGTCGCGAGCAGGACGTGCAGGTGCAGCAGGAGCTGGAGCTGTTGAGGCGCGAGCGCGACGAATTGGCCGGCGAGGGCGGCGAGCAGGTTCTCGAGCGCCTGGCCAAGCTCGGCGTGGTCTTCGTGGTGTACCATCCCGGGGCCGGACATCTGACCATCCCCTTGCAGGACATCGCCCGTTATCAGGACAACCCCATGGCCTACGCCGCGGCCAAGTGCTTCGTCTCCGAAACCCAGTACCGCCAGTGGCTGGCGCACTTCCAGCAGCCGAGCTGCGAGGCGAAGCTGCCCAGTGGCGAGCGCTGCGCCATCCCCATCGACCGGGTCGACAGCCCCAGCCGTTTCGCCGGTGGCGATTCCAACTGTTGTGCCCGGCACAAGGCCAGCAGCCGGCTGCGCACCGTCGGTTAA
- a CDS encoding nuclear transport factor 2 family protein: MSLNAQLQPAAADTLRRWHQLLAAQQLSQLPELLHPQAVFRSPMAFKPYAGAPLVTLILDTVSRVFVGFVYQRELASADGLSVVLEFSAKVGDRELKGIDLIRFDEQGRIVEFEVMIRPMSGLQALGEEMARRLAPLLAAKPA; encoded by the coding sequence ATGTCCCTCAATGCCCAACTGCAACCGGCCGCGGCCGACACGCTGCGGCGTTGGCATCAGCTGCTGGCCGCGCAGCAGCTGAGCCAGCTGCCCGAGTTGCTGCACCCGCAGGCGGTGTTCCGATCGCCGATGGCGTTCAAGCCCTACGCCGGTGCGCCGCTGGTCACGCTGATTCTCGACACCGTCAGCCGGGTGTTCGTCGGCTTCGTCTATCAGCGTGAGCTGGCCAGTGCCGACGGCCTCAGCGTGGTGCTGGAATTTTCCGCCAAGGTCGGCGATCGCGAGCTCAAGGGTATCGACCTGATCCGTTTCGACGAGCAGGGCAGGATCGTCGAGTTCGAGGTGATGATTCGGCCGATGAGCGGCCTGCAGGCGCTGGGCGAGGAAATGGCCCGGCGCCTGGCGCCCTTGCTGGCCGCGAAGCCCGCCTGA
- a CDS encoding NADPH-dependent 2,4-dienoyl-CoA reductase, whose product MTAQYPHLLAPLDLGFTTLRNRSLMGSMHTGLEEKPNGFERMAAYFAERARGGVGLMVTGGFGPNEEGGVYAGAAKLSTAEEAQKHQVVTRAVHEAGGKICLQILHAGRYAYSPKSVAPSAIQAPINPFKPRELDEEGIEKQIQDFVNCASLAREAGYDGVEIMGSEGYFINQFLVAHTNQRSDRWGGSYENRMRLPVEIVRRVREAVGANFIIIYRLSMLDLVEGGSTWDEIVVLAKAIEQAGATLINTGIGWHEARIPTIATKVPRAAFTKVTAKLRGEIRIPLITTNRINTPEVAEQVLAEGDADMVSMARPFLADPDFVNKAAAGRSDEINTCIGCNQACLDHTFGGKLTSCLVNPRACHETELNYIATAAVKKIAVVGAGPAGLSAATVAAERGHSVTLFDSAGEIGGQFNVAKRVPGKEEFFETLRYFKRKLETTGVELRLNTRVTVEDLARGGFDEVILATGIAPRTPEIPGIDHPKVIGYLDAILERKPVGQRVAVIGAGGIGFDVSEFITHQGEASSLSREAFWKEWGIDAGLEARGGVAGIKAEPHAPARQVFLLQRKKSKVGDGLGKTTGWIHRAGLKNKQVQMLNSVEYLNVDDAGLHVRIAGGEPQVLPVDTVIVCAGQDPLRELHDGLLAAGQSVHLIGGADVAAELDAKRAINQGSRLAAEL is encoded by the coding sequence ATGACCGCTCAATACCCGCACCTGCTCGCCCCCCTGGACCTGGGATTCACCACCCTGCGCAATCGCAGTCTGATGGGCTCGATGCACACTGGCCTGGAAGAGAAGCCCAACGGTTTCGAGCGCATGGCGGCCTACTTCGCCGAGCGCGCCCGCGGCGGCGTCGGCCTGATGGTCACCGGCGGTTTCGGGCCGAACGAGGAGGGCGGGGTCTACGCCGGTGCGGCCAAGCTGAGCACCGCCGAAGAGGCGCAGAAGCACCAGGTCGTCACTCGCGCGGTGCACGAGGCGGGCGGCAAGATCTGCCTGCAGATCCTGCATGCCGGCCGCTATGCCTATAGCCCGAAGTCGGTGGCACCGAGTGCCATCCAGGCGCCGATCAATCCGTTCAAGCCGCGGGAGCTGGACGAGGAAGGCATCGAGAAGCAGATCCAGGACTTCGTCAACTGCGCCAGTCTGGCCCGCGAGGCCGGCTACGACGGCGTCGAGATCATGGGGTCGGAAGGCTACTTCATCAACCAGTTCCTGGTCGCCCACACCAATCAGCGCAGCGACCGCTGGGGCGGCAGCTACGAGAACCGCATGCGCCTGCCGGTGGAGATCGTCCGTCGGGTGCGCGAGGCGGTAGGGGCGAACTTCATCATCATCTACCGCCTGTCCATGCTCGATCTGGTCGAGGGTGGCAGCACCTGGGACGAGATCGTGGTCCTGGCCAAGGCCATCGAGCAAGCCGGCGCCACCCTGATCAACACCGGCATCGGCTGGCACGAGGCGCGCATCCCGACCATCGCCACCAAGGTGCCGCGCGCGGCCTTCACCAAGGTCACCGCCAAGCTGCGTGGCGAGATCCGCATCCCGCTGATCACCACCAACCGCATCAACACCCCGGAGGTGGCCGAGCAGGTGCTGGCCGAGGGCGACGCCGACATGGTCTCCATGGCCCGGCCGTTTCTCGCCGACCCGGACTTCGTCAACAAGGCGGCGGCCGGCCGCAGCGACGAGATCAATACCTGCATCGGTTGCAACCAGGCCTGCCTGGACCACACCTTCGGCGGCAAGCTGACCAGCTGCCTGGTCAACCCGCGGGCCTGTCACGAGACCGAGCTGAACTACATTGCCACCGCCGCCGTGAAGAAGATCGCCGTGGTCGGCGCCGGCCCGGCCGGGCTGTCCGCTGCCACCGTGGCCGCCGAGCGTGGTCACAGCGTGACCCTGTTCGACTCGGCCGGCGAGATCGGTGGCCAGTTCAACGTGGCCAAGCGCGTGCCGGGCAAGGAGGAGTTCTTCGAGACCCTGCGCTACTTCAAGCGCAAGCTGGAGACCACCGGCGTCGAGCTGCGCCTGAATACCCGTGTCACGGTCGAGGACCTGGCCCGGGGCGGTTTCGACGAGGTGATCCTGGCCACCGGCATTGCCCCGCGCACCCCGGAGATTCCCGGTATCGATCACCCCAAGGTGATCGGTTATCTGGACGCCATTCTCGAGCGCAAGCCGGTCGGCCAACGGGTCGCGGTGATAGGCGCCGGCGGCATCGGTTTCGATGTGTCCGAGTTCATCACCCATCAGGGCGAGGCCAGCAGCCTGAGCCGCGAGGCGTTCTGGAAGGAGTGGGGCATCGACGCGGGTCTCGAGGCGCGCGGCGGCGTGGCCGGCATCAAGGCCGAACCCCATGCGCCGGCGCGCCAGGTGTTCCTGCTGCAGCGCAAGAAGTCCAAGGTCGGCGACGGCCTGGGCAAGACCACCGGCTGGATCCACCGCGCCGGCCTGAAGAACAAGCAGGTGCAGATGCTCAACAGCGTCGAGTACCTGAATGTCGACGATGCCGGCCTGCACGTCCGCATCGCCGGCGGCGAGCCCCAGGTGCTGCCGGTGGACACGGTGATCGTCTGCGCCGGCCAGGACCCGCTGCGCGAGCTGCACGACGGCTTGCTGGCCGCGGGGCAGAGCGTGCACCTGATCGGTGGCGCCGACGTGGCCGCCGAGCTGGATGCCAAGCGGGCGATCAACCAGGGTTCGCGCCTCGCCGCCGAGCTGTAA
- a CDS encoding AraC family transcriptional regulator, producing the protein MRAHETEPPLTGKPPRIRLGDLSVGFVHSLAEAVRSRGQDPQPLLDSYGLDAARLAEPRARLSIPRYMRLGHAAIQLTGDPALGLQMGRLSRLSQAGLAGVTAAQAPTVREAARTLSRFEPLYASNYRGSSSLQEDADGAWLCFYSISPYNAYNRFVVDSVLSSWVQQLGDLAKRRLPVDKVLIEFPAPDYGERYAEEFDGPVEFAAEHNRLRLSQATLNLRNPEHCPSTWRHLLEICERELEQLTRTRSLRERISQLLGPLLHGREPDLQEVATRLQLPTWTLRRRLAEEGTQFRAILNDTRRDLAMAYIRDTELAFGEIAYLLGFASAEAFQRAFKRWSRQTPGEFRRSQRRGD; encoded by the coding sequence ATGAGAGCCCACGAAACCGAGCCGCCGCTGACCGGCAAGCCCCCGCGGATCCGCCTCGGCGACCTGTCGGTCGGCTTCGTCCACAGCCTGGCCGAGGCCGTGCGCAGCCGTGGCCAGGACCCACAACCCCTGCTGGACAGCTATGGACTGGACGCCGCCCGCCTGGCGGAACCCCGCGCACGCCTGTCCATCCCCCGCTACATGCGCCTGGGCCACGCGGCGATCCAGCTGACCGGCGACCCCGCCCTGGGCCTGCAGATGGGCCGCCTCAGCCGCCTGAGCCAAGCCGGCCTGGCCGGCGTCACCGCCGCCCAGGCCCCGACCGTGCGGGAAGCGGCGCGCACACTCAGTCGCTTCGAGCCGTTGTACGCCTCCAACTACCGCGGCAGCTCGAGCCTGCAGGAAGACGCCGATGGCGCCTGGCTGTGCTTCTACTCGATCAGCCCATACAACGCCTACAACCGCTTCGTCGTCGACTCCGTCCTGAGCAGCTGGGTCCAGCAACTGGGCGATCTGGCCAAGCGGCGCCTGCCCGTGGACAAGGTGCTGATTGAATTTCCGGCGCCCGACTATGGCGAGCGCTACGCGGAAGAATTCGACGGCCCGGTGGAGTTCGCCGCCGAGCACAACCGACTGCGCCTGAGCCAGGCCACGCTCAACCTGCGCAACCCCGAGCATTGCCCGAGCACCTGGCGACATCTGCTGGAAATCTGTGAGCGGGAGCTGGAACAGCTGACCCGCACCCGCAGCCTGCGCGAGCGCATCAGTCAGTTGCTGGGGCCGCTGCTGCACGGGCGCGAGCCGGACCTGCAGGAGGTCGCCACCCGCCTGCAGCTGCCGACCTGGACCCTGAGACGCCGGCTTGCCGAAGAGGGCACGCAGTTTCGCGCCATACTCAACGACACCCGTCGCGACCTGGCCATGGCCTATATCCGCGACACCGAGCTGGCCTTCGGCGAGATCGCCTACCTGCTCGGCTTCGCCTCTGCCGAGGCCTTCCAGCGCGCATTCAAGCGCTGGAGCCGGCAGACTCCGGGCGAGTTCCGCCGCAGCCAGCGCCGGGGCGACTGA
- a CDS encoding type II secretion system protein M, whose translation MSSLSELKKPFAAQLRDSALGQRWQSLAPRERLALALLALFLLLVLLYLSLWRPAEQGRLAARAAYEQQRSLHAYLQAQAPLARSLASAPRASLDPARLQGVVTASAVEQGLVVERLDSAGEGTLEVSLQAAPFAQLLRWFVVLERQGVRIAEAGLDRGEDNQVAARLSLRVAL comes from the coding sequence ATGAGCAGTCTGAGTGAGCTGAAGAAGCCGTTTGCCGCGCAGTTGCGGGACTCCGCATTGGGCCAGCGCTGGCAGTCCCTGGCGCCGCGTGAGCGGCTGGCCCTGGCGTTGCTGGCGCTGTTCCTGTTGCTGGTGCTGCTCTATCTGTCGCTCTGGCGCCCGGCCGAGCAAGGGCGACTGGCGGCCCGGGCCGCCTACGAGCAGCAGCGCAGCCTGCATGCGTACCTGCAGGCCCAGGCGCCGCTGGCTCGCAGTCTGGCGAGCGCGCCCCGGGCCAGTCTCGATCCGGCGCGGCTGCAGGGCGTGGTCACCGCCAGCGCGGTCGAGCAGGGGTTGGTGGTCGAGCGACTGGACAGCGCAGGCGAGGGTACATTGGAGGTGAGCCTGCAGGCGGCCCCCTTCGCGCAGCTGCTGCGCTGGTTCGTGGTGCTGGAGCGGCAGGGGGTGCGAATCGCCGAGGCGGGGCTGGATCGTGGCGAGGACAATCAGGTGGCGGCGCGCCTGAGCCTGCGGGTGGCGCTCTGA
- the gspL gene encoding type II secretion system protein GspL, with amino-acid sequence MSQTYVFLPPAACAEVDAELLVQRVHGERREPMPFARVMAAKDESWTLVLPVEAVTACAVQLPTQKARWLRQALPFAVEELLAEDVEQFHLALGEPLADGRHRVFAVRRRWLADWLALCKTPPQAIAVDADLLPREGTQLLPLGGRCLVGGVEVARLALNAEDWPTLAPLCPRPHVAYRVPRQPELESADQCPEVRDPYVWLARQAVVSNLAQGEFAPAGAGGRWQRCWPLLGLVGLWLVLQWGFNLAQGWHLQKQADIYAEASEALYRELFPEDRKLIDLRAQLDQHLAEGDASGQGRLLGLLAQVSQAITAEGARVEVEQLDFSDSRGDLALQVQAPGFGELERLRERLLEAGLVVQLGSASREGRGVSARLVIEG; translated from the coding sequence ATGAGTCAGACGTACGTGTTTTTACCGCCGGCGGCCTGTGCCGAGGTCGACGCCGAGCTGTTGGTGCAGCGGGTCCATGGGGAGCGCCGCGAGCCGATGCCGTTCGCCCGGGTGATGGCCGCGAAGGACGAATCCTGGACTCTTGTACTGCCGGTCGAGGCGGTGACCGCCTGCGCCGTACAGCTGCCGACCCAGAAGGCCCGCTGGCTGCGCCAGGCCCTGCCGTTTGCGGTCGAGGAGCTGCTGGCCGAGGATGTCGAGCAGTTTCACCTGGCGTTGGGCGAGCCGCTGGCCGATGGGCGTCATCGGGTATTCGCGGTGCGCCGCCGCTGGTTGGCGGACTGGCTGGCACTCTGCAAGACGCCGCCGCAGGCGATTGCCGTGGATGCGGATCTGCTGCCGCGCGAAGGCACCCAGCTGCTGCCGTTGGGCGGGCGTTGTCTGGTCGGCGGAGTGGAGGTCGCGCGCCTGGCGCTCAACGCCGAGGACTGGCCGACATTGGCGCCCCTGTGTCCGCGCCCGCATGTCGCCTATCGCGTGCCCAGGCAGCCGGAGCTGGAGTCGGCGGACCAGTGCCCTGAGGTGAGAGACCCCTATGTCTGGTTGGCGCGACAGGCGGTCGTCAGCAACCTTGCCCAAGGCGAGTTTGCCCCTGCCGGAGCAGGTGGGCGGTGGCAGCGATGCTGGCCACTGCTGGGGCTGGTCGGCCTGTGGCTGGTGCTGCAATGGGGCTTCAATCTGGCCCAGGGCTGGCACCTGCAGAAGCAGGCGGACATCTATGCCGAGGCTAGCGAGGCGTTGTACCGCGAACTGTTCCCGGAAGATCGCAAGCTGATCGATCTGCGTGCGCAACTGGACCAGCACCTAGCCGAGGGGGACGCCAGCGGTCAGGGCCGGCTGCTTGGCCTGCTGGCTCAGGTGAGCCAGGCGATCACCGCGGAAGGCGCACGGGTCGAGGTCGAACAGCTGGATTTCAGCGACAGCCGTGGCGACCTGGCGCTGCAGGTCCAGGCGCCGGGTTTCGGCGAACTGGAGCGCCTGCGTGAGCGCCTGCTGGAGGCCGGTCTGGTAGTCCAGCTGGGCTCGGCCAGCCGTGAGGGGCGAGGGGTGAGTGCCCGTTTGGTGATCGAGGGATGA